One window of the Trifolium pratense cultivar HEN17-A07 linkage group LG2, ARS_RC_1.1, whole genome shotgun sequence genome contains the following:
- the LOC123908272 gene encoding uncharacterized protein LOC123908272 isoform X1, with protein MAVSMATGLLFSTSSSSTLTLRRQPNFAFPTPPSTFHNRVPILRTVISATVSQPPAGGKGRGIMQPRKISPEMQDLVGLPEISRTQALKHIWAHIKENNLQDPENKRLIRCDEKLKKVFAGRDEVGMLEIAGLISPHFLKST; from the exons ATGGCGGTTTCAATGGCTACGGGACTATTATTCtctacatcatcatcatccactCTAACTTTGAGAAGGCAACCAAACTTTGCTTTTCCCACACCCCCTTCTACGTTTCACAACCGGGTGCCGATACTCCGAACAGTTATTTCTGCCACCGTCTCTCAGCCACCTGCCGGTGGAAAAGGTCGAGGTATCATGCAGCCCCGAAAAATCAGCCCTGAGATGCAAGACCTCGTCGGCCTTCCAGAGATTTCCCGAACCCAAGCACTCAAGCACATTTGGGCTCACATTAAGGAAAACAATCTCCAG GACCCTGAAAACAAAAGGCTTATACGCTGTGATGAGAAGCTGAAGAAGGTATTTGCAGGGAGAGATGAAGTTGGTATGCTTGAGATTGCTGGTTTGATTAGCCCTCACTTCCTTAAATCCACTTAG
- the LOC123908272 gene encoding uncharacterized protein LOC123908272 isoform X2: MAVSMATGLLFSTSSSSTLTLRRQPNFAFPTPPSTFHNRVPILRTVISATVSQPPAGGKGRGIMQPRKISPEMQDLVGLPEISRTQALKHIWAHIKENNLQGRGFNINTYINEG, encoded by the exons ATGGCGGTTTCAATGGCTACGGGACTATTATTCtctacatcatcatcatccactCTAACTTTGAGAAGGCAACCAAACTTTGCTTTTCCCACACCCCCTTCTACGTTTCACAACCGGGTGCCGATACTCCGAACAGTTATTTCTGCCACCGTCTCTCAGCCACCTGCCGGTGGAAAAGGTCGAGGTATCATGCAGCCCCGAAAAATCAGCCCTGAGATGCAAGACCTCGTCGGCCTTCCAGAGATTTCCCGAACCCAAGCACTCAAGCACATTTGGGCTCACATTAAGGAAAACAATCTCCAG GGCAGGGGTTTCAACATCAACACATACATAAATGAGGGGTGA